One segment of Lepus europaeus isolate LE1 chromosome 16, mLepTim1.pri, whole genome shotgun sequence DNA contains the following:
- the SCRG1 gene encoding scrapie-responsive protein 1: MKFIALAVTVGLTLLLGVQAMPANRLSCYGKILKDRNCHNLPEGVADLTQIDANIQDHFWDGKGCEMICYCNFSELLCCPKDIFFGPKISFVIPCNNH; this comes from the exons ATGAAATTTATAGCACTTGCTGTCACTGTTGGACTAACTTTGCTGCTAGGAGTCCAAGCCATGCCTGCAAATCGCCTCTCTTGCTACGGAAAGATACTAAAAGACCGCAACTGTCACAACCTTCCAGAAGGAGTAGCTGACCTGACACAAATTGACGCAAACATCCAGGATCACTTTTGGGATGGGAAGGGATGTGAGATGATTTGCTACTGCAATTTCAGTGAATTGCTCTGCTGCCCAAA aGATATCTTCTTTGGACCAAAGATCTCTTTTGTGATTCCTTGCAACAATCACTGA